In Novosphingobium sp. MMS21-SN21R, a single genomic region encodes these proteins:
- a CDS encoding nucleotidyltransferase family protein: MPMPNDPMRNESMIQDGRHEELLLRICAAPDGNHADLSQQLDAGEWQSLADLAEVHRLSPLLRRNFQMSGCAALVPESVRTEIDRACQWHSLYGLRQTVALKRLWETLAGAGFQPVLLKGVALAHRDFPDQSLRPMRDVDLLLSREEAERAQAFLLAHDDYRLAPWAGTYGVEYNHQLPEIQDIEFELTIEIHHRVNARNWPQEPQFVAMLHEEAESIPILGTAMKVPSRRTNFLHLVEHATLHHTFENGPLTLADLHFLAQSNTLDWDWIEQAADRLGLANSLRLVAALAHRHGAQWVPHRLLAGARFPESHIAAATAALLQDKEVAERNKLLRRLDQADAGQWGWRAALRKALRPDPYQLADIAHSRPDQMRRWLAYPIWLIKRGMRYRAAMESDAALVGARREADMVAWLRQGVSR; encoded by the coding sequence ATGCCGATGCCCAACGACCCGATGCGTAATGAATCGATGATCCAGGATGGCAGGCACGAAGAGCTGTTGCTGCGCATCTGCGCCGCGCCTGACGGGAATCACGCTGACCTTAGCCAGCAACTGGACGCAGGCGAATGGCAATCCCTCGCTGATCTGGCCGAAGTCCACCGGCTGTCACCTCTGCTGCGGCGAAACTTTCAGATGTCGGGCTGCGCGGCGCTCGTGCCCGAATCGGTGCGCACCGAAATTGACCGCGCTTGCCAGTGGCACTCGCTTTACGGACTGCGGCAGACTGTCGCGCTCAAGCGGCTGTGGGAGACACTGGCTGGAGCCGGTTTCCAGCCGGTGCTGCTCAAAGGCGTGGCGCTGGCGCACCGTGACTTCCCCGACCAGTCATTGCGGCCGATGCGCGATGTCGACCTGCTCCTGTCACGCGAGGAGGCCGAGCGGGCGCAGGCATTCCTGCTCGCGCACGATGATTACCGGCTGGCACCTTGGGCCGGAACGTATGGCGTTGAATACAACCATCAGCTCCCTGAAATTCAGGACATCGAGTTCGAGCTGACCATCGAAATTCATCACCGGGTAAACGCGCGCAACTGGCCGCAGGAACCGCAGTTCGTTGCCATGCTCCATGAAGAAGCGGAATCGATTCCGATTCTCGGAACCGCGATGAAAGTGCCGTCGCGGCGTACCAATTTCCTGCATTTGGTAGAGCATGCGACGCTTCATCACACGTTCGAGAATGGCCCGCTGACTTTGGCTGACCTCCATTTCCTCGCGCAGAGCAATACGCTTGACTGGGACTGGATCGAGCAGGCAGCCGATCGGCTGGGCCTTGCGAATTCACTGCGCCTGGTTGCTGCCCTGGCACATCGCCATGGCGCACAATGGGTCCCTCATCGCTTGCTGGCAGGTGCTCGCTTTCCTGAAAGTCATATCGCGGCAGCCACTGCGGCGCTGCTTCAGGACAAGGAGGTGGCGGAGCGGAACAAGCTGTTGCGCCGCCTGGATCAAGCCGATGCGGGACAATGGGGATGGCGAGCCGCTCTGCGCAAGGCCCTGCGGCCTGACCCCTATCAACTGGCCGATATCGCCCATTCCCGGCCAGACCAGATGCGACGCTGGCTGGCATATCCGATTTGGCTGATAAAGCGCGGGATGCGCTATCGTGCGGCGATGGAGAGTGATGCTGCGCTGGTTGGTGCGCGACGAGAGGCAGACATGGTTGCCTGGCTGCGTCAGGGAGTATCGCGGTAG
- a CDS encoding ABC transporter ATP-binding protein codes for MPVDQRQSTLAALRLILRLTGRARLVWLGILMIVSSLTEGIGLLILIPITSVIAGENSLGALGKWMAPLAGVPVPVLLLAIVAVVVVRALLVFLVLQLRASMGLAMTRAMRIEAQDAVMAAEWRWLSSQTSSSHAARIIGEADRVGHLGEEALSVVTALVTAVMLMAAAFAISWKLTLIALVSAALVVLVVVLLRTHRHREGERYSEIYEALQEQVSNGLFHLRAARIGGAEEALTRQFSETARALEEAELRNQRSVAMTHVSFQAVAVGVLCVLVYIALLQMRLPLSILVPVLAIMVRFVPVATGLQQSVRNWRFNRPALDALKAMVAEAQANREVRDVSVEPPRLTRAITLRHVTMQYAGRDTRVFDQFDLTIRAGSVVGICGPSGVGKSSLADILGGLISPDSGEVLIDDQPLAGSARIAWRQRVAYVEQVPYLFNGTVAENLAWGRDSCDEAAIRHALERASASFVFGLPSGLNTRVGEGGRQFSGGERQRLALARALLRSPDLLILDEVTAALDGGNEAAVTGTIAALKGSCTILILGHRAALLELADQIVDLGNHADAQRPDA; via the coding sequence ATGCCGGTTGATCAGCGCCAGTCCACGCTTGCCGCGCTCCGCCTGATCCTGCGGCTGACCGGGCGCGCGCGGCTCGTCTGGCTCGGTATTCTGATGATCGTCTCGAGCCTGACCGAAGGCATCGGGCTGCTGATCCTGATACCGATCACCAGCGTGATCGCGGGCGAAAACTCGCTTGGTGCGCTCGGGAAATGGATGGCCCCGCTCGCCGGAGTGCCAGTGCCTGTGCTCCTGCTGGCGATCGTCGCGGTGGTCGTGGTCCGCGCCTTGCTCGTATTTCTGGTGCTTCAACTGCGTGCCAGCATGGGTCTGGCGATGACCCGCGCCATGCGCATCGAGGCGCAGGATGCTGTCATGGCCGCCGAGTGGCGCTGGCTCAGCAGCCAGACAAGTTCCAGCCACGCCGCCCGTATTATCGGCGAGGCAGATCGCGTCGGCCATCTGGGGGAAGAGGCGCTGTCGGTGGTCACCGCGCTCGTCACTGCGGTCATGCTGATGGCAGCGGCCTTCGCCATTTCGTGGAAGCTGACGCTGATCGCGCTGGTTTCGGCGGCGCTTGTGGTGCTGGTGGTGGTGCTGCTGCGCACGCATCGCCACCGCGAGGGCGAGCGCTATAGCGAGATTTATGAGGCCTTGCAGGAGCAGGTCTCCAACGGGTTGTTCCATTTGCGCGCTGCCCGGATCGGCGGGGCGGAAGAAGCGCTGACCCGGCAGTTCAGCGAGACCGCCCGCGCGCTCGAAGAGGCGGAACTGCGCAACCAGCGTTCGGTTGCGATGACGCACGTCAGTTTCCAGGCGGTTGCCGTGGGCGTGCTGTGCGTGCTGGTTTACATCGCGCTGCTGCAGATGCGTCTGCCGCTGAGCATTCTCGTGCCGGTGCTGGCGATCATGGTCCGGTTCGTGCCGGTCGCCACTGGGTTGCAGCAGTCGGTGCGGAACTGGCGTTTCAATCGTCCCGCGCTCGATGCGCTGAAAGCCATGGTTGCCGAGGCGCAGGCCAACCGCGAAGTGCGCGATGTTTCCGTGGAACCGCCCCGATTGACCCGCGCGATTACGCTGCGCCACGTGACGATGCAGTACGCCGGACGCGACACGCGCGTCTTTGACCAGTTCGACCTGACCATTCGGGCCGGTAGCGTCGTCGGCATCTGCGGGCCCTCGGGCGTGGGCAAGAGCAGTCTGGCCGATATTCTGGGCGGGTTGATCTCGCCCGATTCGGGTGAAGTGCTGATCGATGACCAACCGCTTGCCGGTAGCGCGCGGATCGCCTGGCGGCAGCGGGTGGCCTATGTCGAACAGGTGCCATACCTGTTCAACGGCACCGTGGCCGAGAATCTGGCCTGGGGCCGGGACAGTTGCGATGAGGCGGCGATTCGGCATGCTCTTGAACGCGCCTCGGCCTCGTTCGTATTTGGGCTGCCATCCGGGCTGAATACGCGTGTCGGCGAGGGCGGACGGCAATTTTCCGGGGGTGAAAGACAACGGCTGGCGCTGGCGCGTGCGTTGCTGCGGTCGCCAGATCTGCTTATTCTCGACGAGGTGACGGCGGCGCTGGATGGCGGAAACGAAGCTGCGGTCACAGGGACGATCGCCGCGCTCAAAGGCTCTTGTACCATCCTGATCCTCGGCCACCGTGCAGCATTGCTTGAACTTGCCGACCAGATCGTCGATCTGGGGAACCATGCCGATGCCCAACGACCCGATGCGTAA
- a CDS encoding asparagine synthase-related protein has product MTGHDLLILAAIDLSGGPEWFTGDWGRAVQALRLGRAGDVLHGTVPGAAFATRAAVAGLPDRKVQVRTRGFTRHDNGGYTLLSGTIYDPDDLCNRWGIDRQLDPAGLYAAMHARLGDDCDKHINGNYAAVQWNPERRQARLARSATSRAPLHVLRDGNRLVVSSLPAPIMALGHHAAIDDNMLGDWLLLNARRPAKSWYKGLHRVPAASVEAHDPDGHTTRQYWSVLDVPAVRFKKDEDYVEAVTEQFERATATMLAGARCPGVLLSGGLDSQAVASFAATQLPPGGVLRSYTSVPAPGWVPTDSETLFSDESPHVRALCAMYPQITPSFIDGAHLRFGERLQSSMLMSGWPSYNEMNAHWFHAALEQASADGVDVVLGGDMGNASFSYDGFTGFPTWLAKGNWLRLMRELLADRYDARPTWRKLIALAVMPHVPLAVKRAVDSGRPWRPSPFTWWCPMREDYARRSGALDRAARDGHDLEAYDIASARQWRDEVVTGLLAGAPEISLGYTLLYGTEMRDPTAYVPLLELCAGIGDEQYLRGGVDRWLARRMLSGRVPDVVRDERRVGAQSSDWPMRMTRERDGMLHELQMMQSDPRLADVLDLPRLVADLQNWDGQDIAARRDAAKLNSGLTRGIATARFVQFVEGRNAG; this is encoded by the coding sequence TTGACCGGACATGACCTCCTGATTCTTGCAGCCATCGACCTTTCTGGTGGCCCGGAATGGTTCACTGGCGATTGGGGCAGGGCGGTTCAGGCACTTCGCCTCGGTAGAGCTGGCGACGTCTTGCACGGCACGGTTCCGGGTGCGGCCTTTGCCACGCGCGCTGCGGTGGCGGGCCTGCCAGACCGCAAGGTGCAGGTGCGGACACGTGGCTTCACCCGGCACGACAATGGTGGCTACACCTTGCTGTCCGGGACGATTTACGATCCGGATGATCTTTGCAACCGCTGGGGCATTGATCGGCAACTTGATCCTGCCGGCCTTTACGCCGCCATGCATGCGAGGCTCGGCGACGATTGCGACAAGCATATCAACGGCAATTACGCCGCCGTGCAGTGGAATCCGGAACGACGACAGGCAAGGCTGGCGCGGTCTGCGACCAGCCGCGCGCCGCTGCATGTGCTGCGTGACGGGAATCGACTTGTAGTTTCCTCGCTTCCCGCACCGATCATGGCTCTGGGCCATCACGCGGCAATCGACGACAACATGCTCGGCGACTGGCTGCTGCTCAACGCACGCAGGCCGGCCAAAAGCTGGTACAAAGGCCTGCACCGCGTGCCTGCAGCCAGCGTTGAAGCGCATGACCCTGATGGACACACTACTCGCCAGTACTGGTCGGTACTGGACGTCCCGGCCGTTCGTTTCAAGAAAGACGAAGATTACGTCGAGGCCGTTACAGAGCAGTTCGAACGCGCGACAGCGACGATGCTCGCAGGCGCGCGGTGCCCCGGCGTGCTGCTGTCGGGTGGGCTCGATTCGCAGGCCGTCGCCAGTTTCGCCGCCACCCAGCTGCCGCCGGGCGGGGTCTTGCGGTCCTATACCTCGGTGCCAGCCCCCGGATGGGTGCCGACCGACAGCGAAACGCTGTTCAGCGATGAATCGCCGCATGTGCGTGCCTTGTGCGCCATGTATCCGCAAATCACGCCAAGCTTCATTGACGGCGCGCATTTGCGCTTTGGAGAGCGGCTGCAATCGTCGATGTTGATGTCGGGGTGGCCAAGCTACAACGAGATGAATGCCCACTGGTTTCACGCCGCGCTCGAACAGGCCTCCGCTGACGGGGTGGATGTGGTGCTTGGCGGCGACATGGGCAACGCCAGCTTCAGCTATGATGGCTTTACCGGATTTCCGACATGGCTGGCCAAAGGCAACTGGCTTCGATTGATGCGCGAGCTGCTGGCCGATCGCTACGACGCGCGGCCTACTTGGCGGAAACTCATTGCCCTGGCTGTTATGCCGCACGTCCCCTTGGCGGTGAAACGGGCGGTCGATTCAGGACGTCCGTGGCGACCTTCGCCGTTCACCTGGTGGTGTCCGATGCGGGAGGACTATGCGCGGCGTAGCGGTGCGCTGGACCGCGCGGCTCGCGATGGCCACGATCTCGAAGCTTACGACATTGCTTCCGCTCGCCAATGGCGCGACGAGGTGGTGACGGGATTGCTCGCAGGTGCGCCGGAGATATCGCTGGGCTATACGCTGCTTTATGGCACCGAGATGCGCGACCCAACAGCTTATGTCCCTCTGCTCGAATTGTGCGCAGGGATTGGTGACGAGCAGTACTTGCGGGGCGGCGTCGACCGCTGGCTGGCGCGACGCATGTTGAGTGGCCGGGTGCCAGACGTCGTTCGCGATGAACGGCGCGTGGGTGCGCAGTCGTCGGACTGGCCCATGCGAATGACGCGCGAACGCGATGGAATGCTGCATGAACTCCAGATGATGCAAAGCGACCCACGCCTTGCGGACGTGCTCGATCTGCCCAGGCTTGTCGCCGATCTGCAGAACTGGGATGGGCAGGACATCGCCGCGCGGCGAGATGCCGCCAAGCTGAATTCCGGCCTCACCCGCGGCATCGCGACAGCCCGGTTCGTGCAATTCGTGGAAGGCCGCAATGCCGGTTGA
- a CDS encoding lasso peptide biosynthesis B2 protein translates to MRISQSMQLRFQVGRAVAFLAAARFLVRVVPLRLWRGSLGQIVAQPQHQSAESPPPEYQFGDAALAVLREALMLGRCVDRASEILPGHSRCLPQAVALQWIMRMHGIASQIIIAFHIFDRAGEHAYHAWVEHRGEMLIGHCDRSSYRPIMTLSVGKDSQLPEAAVDRT, encoded by the coding sequence ATGCGAATTTCGCAGTCAATGCAGTTGCGGTTTCAAGTAGGGCGCGCCGTGGCATTTCTTGCTGCGGCGCGCTTTCTTGTGAGGGTCGTGCCGCTGCGATTATGGCGTGGCAGTCTCGGTCAGATTGTTGCGCAACCGCAACATCAATCTGCCGAAAGCCCTCCTCCGGAATACCAATTCGGCGATGCTGCGCTCGCGGTTCTGCGCGAGGCCCTGATGCTTGGCCGGTGTGTAGACCGTGCGAGCGAGATACTGCCCGGCCATTCGCGATGCCTGCCGCAGGCCGTTGCATTGCAGTGGATCATGCGCATGCACGGCATCGCTTCCCAAATCATAATCGCGTTCCATATCTTTGATCGCGCAGGTGAACATGCCTATCATGCATGGGTCGAACATCGCGGCGAGATGTTGATCGGCCATTGCGACCGTTCGTCCTATAGACCCATCATGACCTTGTCTGTCGGCAAGGACTCACAGCTTCCGGAAGCCGCAGTTGACCGGACATGA
- a CDS encoding PqqD family protein, with amino-acid sequence MARILHKLDASHCATEVDGELVMIHVETGKFFSLKGVGLDIWRRLDDQPDLDLICQDLMQEYGIAQDECQRSVDAFVSQLTTAGFAKPA; translated from the coding sequence ATGGCCAGAATTCTTCACAAGCTCGACGCATCTCATTGTGCGACCGAGGTCGATGGTGAATTGGTCATGATCCATGTCGAGACCGGCAAGTTCTTCTCCTTGAAAGGGGTGGGACTGGACATCTGGCGAAGGCTTGATGATCAGCCGGATCTCGATCTGATCTGTCAGGATCTGATGCAGGAATACGGTATTGCGCAGGACGAATGTCAGCGCTCCGTGGATGCATTTGTTTCGCAGCTGACAACTGCGGGCTTCGCGAAACCGGCCTGA
- a CDS encoding O-antigen ligase family protein: MLKNRADQLTAFVVLAALFGGGGVAYGLSNLIIQLAALALLALHYPAVRHFVAKAPRTLIALLLATLLVPLLQLAPLPPSIWTAMPGREMVLEALVAAGGEGWFATTVNSARTFVAFLGLLAPFTVIVLGWRSPDNTVGRMTLAFIALGVANVLLGAVQLLGPGHLGVLYVENDMAGVMFGLFANRNSTGIFLDCCLILLATLPPTRLASTAGLAKMIAAVLLVLGVILTQSRTSFVLLLVPLGFAVIRQISARFERRGNGSITPAPRLALGSLIALVTLGAILVPLTGGSRIDSVLARFEQKQEQRPMIWEDARYSVSRYWPVGAGMATFDEVFQADESLEYVSQRRAGRAHNDYIEIAIEAGAFGLALVAAWALWAFVSAWQAIAAPQRWPALGGFAILLTIGLQSVLDYPLRNQTMLCLAGLAVLLLAPVAGRGTRRTDDAENVP; encoded by the coding sequence ATGCTCAAGAACCGGGCCGACCAGCTCACCGCATTCGTTGTATTGGCCGCATTATTCGGTGGCGGTGGCGTCGCCTATGGGCTTTCCAACCTCATCATCCAGTTGGCAGCGCTGGCGCTTCTTGCGCTGCACTACCCGGCCGTCCGGCATTTCGTTGCCAAGGCGCCGCGCACACTGATTGCGCTGCTGCTGGCAACTTTGCTGGTTCCCCTTCTACAGCTTGCACCATTGCCCCCGTCCATCTGGACCGCCATGCCGGGCCGCGAGATGGTGCTTGAAGCGCTTGTCGCCGCAGGCGGCGAGGGCTGGTTCGCCACAACGGTCAACAGTGCCCGCACCTTCGTCGCATTCCTGGGTCTCCTCGCACCGTTCACCGTGATCGTCCTGGGGTGGCGCTCACCGGACAATACAGTCGGCAGGATGACGCTTGCTTTCATTGCATTGGGCGTCGCAAATGTCCTGCTGGGGGCTGTGCAGTTGCTCGGGCCGGGCCATCTTGGCGTCCTTTACGTTGAAAACGACATGGCCGGCGTAATGTTCGGGCTTTTCGCCAATCGCAATTCAACCGGCATCTTCCTCGATTGCTGCCTGATCCTCTTGGCGACGCTGCCACCAACCCGATTGGCGTCAACTGCTGGGCTGGCGAAAATGATCGCAGCGGTGCTGCTGGTCCTCGGCGTCATCCTCACCCAGTCGCGCACCAGTTTCGTCTTGCTGCTGGTTCCGCTCGGGTTTGCAGTCATTCGGCAGATTTCCGCCCGGTTCGAGCGCCGTGGTAACGGAAGCATTACCCCGGCGCCGCGACTGGCGCTGGGAAGTCTGATTGCACTGGTCACTTTGGGCGCGATCCTCGTGCCGCTGACCGGTGGGTCACGCATCGACAGCGTACTTGCCCGTTTCGAACAGAAGCAGGAACAGCGCCCGATGATCTGGGAAGATGCCCGCTACTCGGTTTCGCGTTACTGGCCGGTCGGTGCGGGCATGGCCACATTCGACGAAGTCTTCCAGGCAGACGAATCGCTCGAATATGTGTCGCAGCGCCGGGCCGGTCGTGCGCACAACGATTACATAGAAATCGCGATCGAAGCCGGCGCATTTGGATTGGCCCTTGTTGCCGCTTGGGCCTTGTGGGCGTTCGTTTCGGCATGGCAGGCAATCGCCGCACCGCAGCGCTGGCCGGCTCTTGGCGGCTTTGCCATCCTGCTGACGATCGGCCTGCAATCGGTGCTCGACTATCCGTTGCGCAATCAGACCATGCTCTGTCTCGCAGGTCTCGCCGTACTCCTGCTTGCCCCCGTCGCAGGTCGCGGGACCCGGCGAACGGATGATGCGGAGAATGTGCCATGA
- a CDS encoding LptA/OstA family protein — protein MTTTEIILSARPLRMAAIGFAGATALVAGANALFAQGIAGHDSKAPVNYAADRIEVQDKAKRVVLSGNVDIAQSDLRLRAARTTVAYSNPGQISIDRIDATGGVQVTRGGESARGDVAVYDFGRNVITMTGNVALRRNGDTLNGGRLVIDLDSGLSSVDGRSGGAGSAGSGRVSGTFNVKQN, from the coding sequence ATGACCACGACCGAAATCATCCTTTCCGCACGGCCACTGCGCATGGCTGCCATCGGTTTTGCCGGAGCGACTGCGCTAGTCGCCGGGGCCAACGCCTTGTTCGCGCAAGGCATTGCCGGGCATGACAGCAAAGCCCCGGTCAACTACGCGGCAGACCGCATCGAAGTGCAGGACAAGGCCAAGCGCGTGGTCCTTTCGGGCAATGTTGATATTGCCCAGTCCGATCTGCGCCTGCGCGCCGCCCGTACGACCGTTGCCTACAGCAATCCCGGGCAGATCAGCATCGACCGGATCGACGCCACCGGCGGCGTGCAGGTCACGCGCGGCGGCGAAAGCGCGCGGGGCGATGTGGCGGTCTATGACTTCGGCCGCAATGTCATCACCATGACCGGCAATGTCGCGCTTCGGCGCAATGGTGACACGCTCAATGGCGGGCGGCTGGTAATCGACCTGGATTCAGGTTTGTCCAGCGTGGACGGTCGTTCGGGCGGGGCTGGTTCGGCCGGAAGCGGGCGCGTATCCGGGACGTTCAACGTCAAGCAGAACTGA
- the lptC gene encoding LPS export ABC transporter periplasmic protein LptC yields the protein MTVQADMMRTRRRSFAAPGGFHDRLVHFLARALPAAVGALLAVMIIAPISPRGEISFLLDRRKVAVVDDRMQVSSAMYRGQDDEGRSFSITAGSAIQRTKANPLIQLEQLTARIMLDDGPALLTAGNGDYNFGNEIVDIKGPINFQTSDGYRMTATNVDIDLGGKLLKSRGPVEGRIPAGTFSADAISADLSERSVTLDGNARLRMVPGRMNMP from the coding sequence ATGACCGTGCAAGCCGACATGATGCGAACCCGCAGGCGCAGTTTTGCTGCGCCGGGCGGTTTTCACGACCGGCTCGTGCATTTTCTGGCGCGCGCCCTTCCTGCTGCCGTTGGCGCGCTGCTTGCCGTGATGATCATCGCGCCGATCTCGCCGCGCGGCGAGATCAGCTTCCTGCTCGACCGTCGCAAGGTGGCCGTAGTCGATGACCGGATGCAGGTTTCGAGCGCGATGTACCGCGGGCAGGATGACGAAGGGCGCAGCTTTTCGATCACGGCGGGATCGGCGATCCAGCGAACCAAGGCCAATCCGCTGATCCAGCTGGAACAGTTGACCGCTCGAATCATGCTCGACGATGGCCCCGCCCTGCTGACCGCAGGCAATGGCGACTACAATTTCGGCAACGAGATCGTCGACATCAAGGGGCCGATCAATTTCCAGACGTCGGACGGTTACCGGATGACCGCGACGAACGTCGACATCGATCTTGGCGGCAAGCTGCTCAAGAGCCGGGGGCCGGTCGAAGGCCGCATTCCGGCTGGCACATTTTCCGCCGACGCGATAAGCGCGGATCTGTCGGAACGCTCCGTAACGCTTGATGGAAACGCCCGCCTCCGCATGGTGCCGGGCAGGATGAATATGCCATGA
- a CDS encoding ribonuclease D: MAVYLHEEDLPEGVLAPGPVAVDTETMGLITPRDRLCLVQISDGKGDEHLVRFAPGSSFAAPNLKAVLADPARIKLYHFARFDLAAIEHYLGVVAAPVFCTKIASKLVRTYTDRHGLKDLVRELLGKEISKQQQSSDWGAPALTDAQQEYAASDVRFLHAMHAILVERLAREHRTEMAQACFDFLPMRARLDLAGWAERDIFSHE; the protein is encoded by the coding sequence ATGGCTGTATACCTCCACGAAGAAGACCTGCCCGAGGGCGTGCTTGCACCTGGCCCCGTTGCTGTCGATACCGAGACGATGGGACTGATCACTCCGCGCGACCGTCTGTGTCTCGTGCAGATTTCGGACGGCAAAGGCGATGAACATCTGGTGCGTTTCGCGCCCGGAAGCAGCTTTGCTGCGCCGAACCTCAAGGCAGTTCTGGCCGATCCGGCGCGGATCAAGCTCTATCACTTTGCGCGGTTCGATCTTGCCGCAATCGAACACTATCTCGGCGTAGTTGCCGCGCCGGTGTTCTGCACCAAGATCGCCTCCAAGCTGGTCCGCACCTATACCGACCGCCACGGGCTCAAGGATCTGGTACGCGAACTGCTGGGCAAGGAGATTTCCAAGCAGCAGCAATCAAGCGACTGGGGCGCGCCGGCGCTTACCGATGCGCAACAGGAGTATGCCGCCTCGGACGTGCGCTTCCTGCACGCGATGCACGCTATTCTGGTAGAGCGGCTGGCGCGCGAACACCGCACGGAAATGGCGCAGGCCTGCTTCGACTTCCTGCCGATGCGGGCGCGGCTTGACCTCGCCGGTTGGGCAGAGCGTGACATCTTCAGCCACGAGTAA
- the cysD gene encoding sulfate adenylyltransferase subunit CysD, translating into MGAKAEAMTSSTLTHLQRLEAEAIHIMREVVAESENPVMLYSVGKDSAVMLHLARKAFYPSPPPFPLLHVDTTWKFQEMYKLRDRMAQESGMELLVYQNPEAAERGINPFDHGALHTDMWKTEGLKQALDKYGFDAAFGGARRDEEKSRAKERIFSFRTASHGWDPKNQRPELWNLYNARKNKGESIRVFPISNWTELDIWQYIHLNDVPIVPLYFADERPTVERDGMLLMVDDDRFPLQPGEEPVMRSIRFRTLGCYPLTGAVESTAKTLPEVIQETLLTTTSERQGRAIDKDAGGAGMEVKKQQGYF; encoded by the coding sequence ATCGGAGCGAAAGCCGAAGCGATGACCAGTTCGACCCTCACACACCTGCAGCGTCTCGAAGCCGAGGCAATCCACATCATGCGCGAGGTTGTGGCCGAGTCCGAGAACCCGGTCATGCTCTATTCGGTGGGCAAGGACAGCGCGGTGATGCTGCACCTGGCGCGCAAGGCGTTCTACCCCTCGCCCCCGCCGTTCCCGCTGCTGCATGTCGATACCACCTGGAAATTCCAGGAAATGTACAAGCTCCGCGACCGCATGGCGCAGGAGAGCGGCATGGAACTGCTGGTCTATCAGAACCCCGAAGCGGCCGAGCGCGGGATCAACCCGTTCGACCATGGCGCGCTCCACACCGACATGTGGAAGACCGAAGGGCTGAAGCAGGCGCTCGACAAGTATGGCTTCGACGCAGCCTTTGGCGGCGCGCGGCGCGACGAGGAAAAGAGCCGCGCCAAGGAGCGCATCTTCAGCTTCCGCACCGCAAGCCACGGTTGGGACCCCAAGAACCAGCGCCCCGAACTGTGGAACCTCTACAACGCCCGCAAGAACAAGGGCGAATCGATCCGCGTCTTCCCGATCTCGAACTGGACCGAGCTCGATATCTGGCAGTACATCCACCTCAACGATGTGCCGATCGTCCCGCTCTATTTCGCGGACGAGCGCCCCACCGTGGAGCGCGATGGCATGCTGCTGATGGTCGATGATGACCGCTTCCCGCTGCAACCGGGCGAAGAACCGGTGATGCGCTCGATCCGGTTCCGCACGCTGGGCTGCTACCCGCTGACCGGCGCGGTGGAAAGCACGGCCAAGACCTTGCCTGAGGTGATCCAGGAAACCCTGCTCACCACCACCAGCGAGCGTCAGGGCCGCGCGATCGACAAGGACGCTGGCGGCGCCGGCATGGAAGTCAAGAAGCAGCAGGGGTACTTCTGA